A region of Osmerus eperlanus chromosome 9, fOsmEpe2.1, whole genome shotgun sequence DNA encodes the following proteins:
- the timm9 gene encoding mitochondrial import inner membrane translocase subunit Tim9, protein MAAQISESDQIKQFKEFLGTYNKLTENCFMDCVKDFTTREVKAEETTCSESCLQKYLKMTQRISMRFQEYHIQQNEALAAKAGLLAQPR, encoded by the exons ATGGCAGCCCAAATTTCTGAATCGGACCAGATTAAACAG TTCAAAGAGTTCCTGGGAACCTATAACAAGCTGACAGAGAACTGCTTCATGGACTGTGTGAAGGACTTCACCACACGAGAAGTTAAAGCAGAGGAG ACCACCTGCTCAGAGAGCTGCCTTCAGAAGTACCTGAAGATGACCCAGCGAATCTCCATGCGTTTCCAGGAGTACCACATTCAACAGAACGAAGCCCTGGCTGCGAAAGCTGGCCTACTGGCACAGCCTCGCTAG